From the Rhinolophus sinicus isolate RSC01 linkage group LG02, ASM3656204v1, whole genome shotgun sequence genome, one window contains:
- the OSTC gene encoding oligosaccharyltransferase complex subunit OSTC isoform X1, whose protein sequence is METLYRVPFLVLECPNLKLKKPPWVHMPSAMTVYALVVVSYFLITGGIIYDVIVEPPSVGSMTDEHGHQRPVAFLAYRVNGQYIMEGLASSFLFTMGGLGFIILDRSNAPNIPKLNRFLLLFIGFVCVLLSFFMARVFMRMKLPGYLMG, encoded by the exons ATGGAGACCTTGTACCGAGTGCCGTTTTTGGTGCTTGAATGCCccaacctgaagctgaagaagCCGCCCTGGGTGCACATGCCCTCGGCCATGACGGTGTACGCTCTGGTGGTGGTGTCTTACTTCCTCATCACCGGAG GAATAATTTATGATGTCATTGTTGAACCTCCAAGTGTTGGCTCTATGACGGATGAACACGGGCATCAGAGACCAGTAGCTTTCTTGGCCTACAG AGTAAATGGACAATATATTATGGAGGGACTCGCATCCAGCTTCCTGTTTACAATGGGAGGTTTAGGTTTCATAATCCTCGACCGATCCAATGCACCAAACATTCCAAAACTCAATAGATTTCTTCTTCTATTCATTGGATTCGTCTGTGTCCTATTGAGTTTTTTCATGGCTAGAGTATTCATGAGAATGAAACTGCC
- the OSTC gene encoding oligosaccharyltransferase complex subunit OSTC isoform X2, with the protein METLYRVPFLVLECPNLKLKKPPWVHMPSAMTVYALVVVSYFLITGGIIYDVIVEPPSVGSMTDEHGHQRPVAFLAYRGYLMG; encoded by the exons ATGGAGACCTTGTACCGAGTGCCGTTTTTGGTGCTTGAATGCCccaacctgaagctgaagaagCCGCCCTGGGTGCACATGCCCTCGGCCATGACGGTGTACGCTCTGGTGGTGGTGTCTTACTTCCTCATCACCGGAG GAATAATTTATGATGTCATTGTTGAACCTCCAAGTGTTGGCTCTATGACGGATGAACACGGGCATCAGAGACCAGTAGCTTTCTTGGCCTACAG